A window of Exiguobacterium sp. FSL W8-0210 contains these coding sequences:
- a CDS encoding GNAT family N-acetyltransferase, which produces MMEVQIITAEEVIPLRHDVLRPHQPREACVYPDDALPSTFHLGGIKAQQIVAIGSFSEQSHAQAPGATYQLRGMASSEDVRGEGYGRALIEEARRLLKERQVTAWWCNARVTALPFYERLGLERVGEPFLIEGLGLHYVMIDRLDDK; this is translated from the coding sequence ATGATGGAAGTCCAGATCATTACAGCAGAAGAGGTCATCCCATTACGGCATGATGTGTTACGTCCACATCAACCACGTGAAGCATGTGTTTATCCAGACGATGCCTTGCCATCGACGTTTCATCTCGGCGGGATAAAAGCACAACAAATTGTCGCAATCGGTAGTTTCTCGGAACAATCGCATGCACAAGCGCCAGGAGCGACGTATCAGCTTCGTGGCATGGCGTCGAGTGAAGACGTGCGTGGTGAAGGGTATGGTCGGGCGCTGATCGAAGAAGCCCGTCGTCTATTGAAAGAACGACAAGTGACAGCTTGGTGGTGTAACGCCCGCGTCACGGCACTTCCTTTTTATGAACGCCTCGGACTGGAACGTGTTGGAGAACCGTTCCTCATTGAAGGGCTCGGTCTTCACTATGTCATGATCGATCGTCTAGACGACAAGTAA
- the hemW gene encoding radical SAM family heme chaperone HemW encodes MGIRAAYVHIPFCEHICYYCDFNKVFLKNQPVDEYLDALEREIELTLKQYPTDHLETIFIGGGTPTALNEPQMQRLMEIIQKHLLPLTGDDLEYTVESNPDGVSEEKLDIMKAGGVNRVSFGVQSFDDGLLERIGRTHREAKVAQTLDAAAKRFDNISVDLMFGLPNQTLDQVRYDVTRALQLPITHISSYSLILEPHTVFAIQERKGKLPLPTQDLEAEMYQVMIDTIEAGGYAQYEISNFAQTGKESRHNRVYWENDEYYGFGAGSHSYINQTRRANIAPIPHYIKAEGLPVRKETPLTNVERMEEEMFLGLRMKDGVSLERFRTKYGVAFEDVFGDVMKRLLPNGLVEQTETHIRLTPAGIPLANEVFAEFIGEAQVQ; translated from the coding sequence ATGGGAATACGCGCCGCATATGTCCACATCCCTTTTTGTGAACATATTTGTTATTACTGTGATTTCAATAAAGTCTTTTTAAAGAATCAGCCCGTCGATGAATACCTCGATGCGCTCGAACGCGAAATCGAACTGACGTTGAAACAATACCCGACGGATCATCTCGAGACGATCTTCATCGGTGGCGGGACACCAACCGCTTTGAATGAACCACAGATGCAACGGTTGATGGAAATCATCCAGAAGCACTTGTTGCCACTGACAGGCGATGATTTAGAGTACACGGTCGAGTCGAACCCGGACGGTGTATCGGAAGAGAAACTCGATATCATGAAAGCGGGCGGTGTCAACCGCGTCAGTTTTGGTGTCCAATCATTTGATGACGGGTTGCTCGAACGCATCGGTCGGACGCACCGGGAAGCGAAAGTCGCGCAGACGCTCGACGCAGCAGCAAAACGGTTTGATAACATCTCCGTCGACTTGATGTTCGGGTTACCGAATCAGACGCTCGATCAGGTCCGCTACGATGTCACGCGGGCACTTCAATTGCCGATCACGCATATCTCTTCTTATTCATTGATTTTAGAACCGCATACGGTCTTTGCGATTCAAGAGCGAAAAGGAAAGTTACCTTTACCAACGCAAGATCTCGAGGCTGAGATGTATCAAGTGATGATTGATACGATCGAAGCAGGTGGATATGCGCAGTATGAGATCTCGAATTTCGCACAAACAGGAAAAGAGAGTCGCCATAATCGCGTCTACTGGGAAAACGATGAGTACTACGGATTCGGTGCAGGATCACACAGCTACATCAATCAGACGCGTCGTGCGAACATCGCACCAATTCCGCACTATATCAAGGCGGAAGGGTTACCGGTTCGAAAAGAGACGCCGTTGACGAACGTAGAGCGGATGGAAGAAGAGATGTTCCTCGGACTTCGAATGAAGGATGGCGTATCACTCGAACGTTTCCGGACAAAATATGGAGTAGCGTTTGAAGATGTGTTTGGTGATGTCATGAAACGTTTATTGCCAAACGGTCTCGTCGAACAGACGGAGACACATATCCGTTTAACGCCAGCGGGTATTCCGTTAGCGAACGAAGTCTTTGCAGAGTTCATCGGTGAAGCGCAGGTTCAATGA
- the rsfS gene encoding ribosome silencing factor: MTVEQELQLIVNAIDDKRAEDIVVLNMSSISPVADYFVICEGNSEKQVQAIARELKEIAHEHNLPIKRLEGFDAARWVLADLENVVVHVFHRDDRDYYNLEKLWADAPKVEVEVN, encoded by the coding sequence ATGACAGTCGAACAAGAATTACAATTAATCGTAAATGCCATCGACGATAAACGCGCTGAAGATATCGTCGTCCTGAATATGTCGAGCATCTCACCAGTTGCCGATTATTTCGTCATCTGTGAAGGGAATTCAGAAAAACAAGTACAGGCGATTGCACGTGAACTCAAAGAAATCGCGCACGAACATAACCTGCCGATCAAACGTCTCGAAGGATTCGATGCGGCACGTTGGGTGTTAGCGGATCTTGAAAACGTCGTCGTTCATGTGTTCCACCGTGACGATCGTGATTACTATAACCTCGAAAAACTCTGGGCAGATGCTCCAAAGGTTGAAGTCGAGGTCAACTAA
- a CDS encoding class I SAM-dependent DNA methyltransferase — MAYEQFAYIYDELMQDVPYDQWVDWVKAYVPTGSTIADIGCGTGTATLALAAHYEMLGIDLSEEMLEVAQEKAMEEGLSIQFWAQDMREIELPTPVDAVTILCDSLNYLRTEEDVKQTFTHVAAILKEGGRLLFDTHSPYKMETLFNGKTYATHAEQSSYIWFADPGETPLSVVHELTFFIEEEDGRYERVDETHHQRTYPPAQYVTWLREAGFRVLAVTGDFGPDAPSETAERIFFVAEKM; from the coding sequence ATGGCATACGAACAGTTCGCCTACATCTATGATGAATTGATGCAAGACGTCCCGTACGATCAATGGGTCGACTGGGTCAAAGCATATGTTCCGACTGGAAGTACGATTGCTGATATCGGATGTGGAACGGGTACGGCGACGCTTGCATTAGCGGCACACTATGAAATGCTCGGGATCGATTTATCGGAAGAGATGCTAGAAGTCGCGCAAGAGAAGGCGATGGAAGAGGGATTAAGCATTCAATTCTGGGCGCAAGACATGCGCGAAATCGAATTGCCGACACCTGTCGATGCTGTGACAATACTATGCGACTCCTTGAACTATCTCCGGACGGAAGAGGATGTCAAACAGACGTTTACACATGTAGCAGCAATCCTCAAAGAGGGTGGACGTCTCTTATTCGATACACATTCTCCTTACAAGATGGAAACGTTGTTCAATGGAAAGACATACGCGACACATGCCGAGCAAAGTTCGTATATCTGGTTCGCGGATCCTGGTGAAACACCGCTTTCTGTCGTCCATGAACTGACTTTCTTCATCGAGGAAGAGGACGGTCGCTATGAGCGTGTCGATGAAACGCATCATCAGCGGACATATCCTCCGGCACAATACGTGACGTGGTTACGCGAAGCGGGATTCCGTGTCCTTGCCGTCACAGGCGATTTTGGACCGGATGCTCCTTCTGAGACAGCCGAGCGGATTTTCTTCGTTGCTGAAAAAATGTAA
- the holA gene encoding DNA polymerase III subunit delta: protein MKTPWLVNGKLANLYLLYGTERHLLEEWEREIVKAALPDGERFDYMKIDLNDQPLDAVLDEAETVPFLSDYRVVVAKPATFLTGAKDKKQHNLERLADYILQPADYAVVVLIVEAEKLDERKTVVKRLKERATVLEAKKPTTEELFRFVLDAVNDKGYRMERPAIERLIFLTAEMWGTLAHELEKLMLFAGDRPTIEIEDVDLLVPRTLEDNVFQLTDYLMKRQLEPAIRLIRDLEKQGQEVLALLGLMARQYRMMLLSKRLAEQGYGERQIASKVGAHPYAIKLALQSAKRFTFAQLEQALIAITTTDEGMKTGRGDKKILFDALIVRLATL from the coding sequence ATGAAAACTCCTTGGCTCGTCAACGGAAAATTAGCGAATTTATACTTATTATATGGAACAGAACGACACCTGTTAGAAGAATGGGAACGGGAAATCGTGAAAGCGGCTCTTCCGGACGGAGAACGCTTTGATTATATGAAAATCGATTTGAACGACCAACCGCTTGATGCAGTACTCGATGAGGCGGAGACAGTACCCTTTTTAAGTGACTATCGCGTCGTCGTTGCAAAACCTGCAACGTTTCTGACAGGGGCAAAAGATAAAAAACAACATAACCTCGAACGGTTAGCGGATTATATCCTACAACCGGCGGACTACGCAGTCGTTGTCTTGATTGTCGAAGCAGAAAAGCTCGATGAACGAAAAACCGTCGTCAAACGATTGAAGGAGCGCGCGACGGTACTAGAGGCAAAAAAACCGACGACCGAAGAGTTGTTCCGCTTCGTTCTGGATGCTGTCAACGACAAAGGATACCGGATGGAACGTCCGGCAATCGAGCGACTCATTTTCTTGACTGCTGAGATGTGGGGAACATTAGCCCATGAACTTGAGAAGTTGATGTTGTTTGCAGGGGACCGACCAACAATCGAAATCGAGGATGTCGATTTGCTTGTTCCGCGGACATTAGAGGACAACGTCTTTCAATTAACGGACTACTTGATGAAGCGTCAACTCGAACCAGCGATCCGCTTGATTCGCGACCTTGAAAAACAAGGACAGGAAGTGTTGGCTCTCCTTGGACTGATGGCACGCCAATACCGGATGATGTTGCTGTCGAAACGATTAGCAGAACAAGGATACGGAGAACGACAAATCGCATCAAAAGTCGGAGCTCATCCGTATGCGATCAAATTGGCACTCCAGTCTGCCAAACGGTTTACGTTTGCGCAGCTCGAGCAAGCACTCATCGCCATCACGACGACAGATGAAGGTATGAAAACAGGACGCGGTGATAAGAAAATTTTATTCGATGCGTTGATTGTTCGCTTAGCGACGCTATAA
- the rpsT gene encoding 30S ribosomal protein S20, producing the protein MANIKSAIKRVKTAEKRRVANVQRKSAMRSAIKAVETFAAEGNKDQAVLAFATASKKIDKAAAKGLIHSNKAGRDKSRLAKLVNAL; encoded by the coding sequence ATGGCTAACATTAAATCAGCAATCAAACGCGTTAAAACAGCTGAAAAACGCCGCGTCGCTAACGTACAACGTAAATCGGCAATGCGTTCAGCGATTAAAGCAGTCGAAACTTTCGCAGCTGAAGGTAACAAAGACCAAGCGGTCCTTGCTTTCGCTACAGCTTCTAAAAAAATCGACAAAGCTGCTGCTAAAGGTCTCATCCACAGCAACAAAGCTGGTCGTGACAAATCACGTCTCGCTAAACTCGTAAACGCACTTTAA
- the lepA gene encoding translation elongation factor 4, which yields MTNEDRLKRQKSIRNFSIIAHIDHGKSTLADRILEKTGALTSREMKDQTLDAMDLERERGITIKLNAVQLKYTAKDGEDYILHLIDTPGHVDFTYEVSRSLAACEGAVLVVDAAQGIEAQTLANVYLALDNDLEILPIINKIDLPSADVERVRQEIEDVIGLDASEAVPTSAKAGIGIEEILEQIVEKVPAPTGDPSAPLEALIFDSYYDAYRGVVASIRIVNGTVKVGDKIRMMSTGKDFEVLELAVATPKPLRQQELTVGDVGTLSASIKTVGDVRVGDTITLAKQPATEALPGYRKMNPMVYCGLYPIDAAKYNDLREALEKLQLSDAALEFEPETSQALGFGFRCGFLGMLHMEIIQERIEREFNIDMITTAPSVIYHVTTTAGEVLHVDNPSKMPDQQKVEFIEEPFVKAAVMTPNDYVGAIMELCQKKRGTFVDMQYIDTTRVKITYELPLSEIVYDFFDQLKSSTKGYASLDYELIGYQQSRLVKMDILLNNENVDALSFIVHRDFAYERGKVIVDKLKELIPRMQFEVPIQAAVGTKIVARSTIKALRKNVLAKCYGGDISRKRKLLEKQKEGKKRMKMVGSVEVPQEAFMSVLSMDED from the coding sequence ATGACGAATGAAGACCGTTTAAAGCGGCAGAAGAGTATTCGTAACTTCTCGATCATTGCCCATATCGATCACGGGAAGTCGACACTCGCTGACCGAATTTTAGAAAAAACTGGCGCGTTGACATCGCGCGAAATGAAAGATCAGACACTTGATGCCATGGATCTCGAACGTGAGCGTGGCATCACGATTAAACTCAACGCTGTTCAATTGAAGTATACAGCAAAAGATGGGGAAGATTACATTCTTCACCTCATTGATACACCTGGACACGTCGACTTCACATATGAAGTCTCGCGTTCACTTGCAGCTTGTGAAGGGGCTGTCCTCGTCGTCGATGCGGCGCAAGGAATCGAAGCGCAGACGCTTGCGAACGTTTACTTAGCACTCGACAACGATCTCGAAATCCTTCCGATCATTAACAAAATCGATTTACCTTCTGCGGATGTCGAACGCGTCCGTCAAGAAATCGAAGATGTCATCGGACTTGATGCATCTGAAGCCGTTCCGACTTCTGCGAAAGCAGGGATCGGTATTGAAGAAATTCTCGAACAAATCGTCGAGAAAGTACCAGCGCCGACGGGTGATCCGTCTGCACCACTCGAAGCATTGATCTTTGACTCCTATTATGACGCTTACCGTGGTGTCGTAGCATCGATTCGAATCGTCAACGGAACAGTTAAAGTCGGCGATAAGATTCGGATGATGTCGACAGGTAAGGACTTTGAGGTTCTGGAACTTGCCGTTGCGACACCAAAACCATTACGTCAGCAAGAATTGACGGTCGGTGATGTTGGGACGTTGTCTGCTTCGATCAAAACGGTCGGCGACGTACGTGTCGGGGATACTATTACGCTTGCGAAACAGCCAGCTACTGAAGCACTGCCAGGATACCGTAAGATGAATCCGATGGTATACTGCGGACTCTATCCAATCGATGCTGCGAAATACAACGATTTACGAGAAGCGCTTGAAAAACTACAACTTAGTGACGCGGCGCTTGAGTTCGAACCAGAGACATCACAAGCACTCGGATTCGGATTCCGTTGTGGATTCCTCGGGATGCTCCATATGGAAATCATCCAGGAGCGGATCGAACGTGAATTCAACATCGATATGATCACGACGGCGCCATCGGTTATCTATCACGTGACGACGACAGCGGGTGAAGTCTTGCACGTCGATAACCCATCGAAGATGCCGGATCAGCAAAAAGTCGAATTCATCGAAGAGCCGTTCGTTAAGGCTGCTGTCATGACACCAAATGACTACGTCGGTGCGATCATGGAGTTGTGCCAGAAGAAGCGTGGGACATTCGTTGACATGCAATACATCGATACGACACGTGTCAAAATCACGTATGAGTTACCGTTATCTGAGATCGTCTACGACTTCTTCGATCAGTTGAAATCGAGTACGAAAGGGTATGCGTCACTTGATTATGAATTGATCGGCTATCAACAGTCGCGTCTCGTCAAGATGGACATCCTGCTCAACAACGAGAACGTCGATGCGCTCAGCTTCATCGTTCACCGTGACTTCGCGTACGAACGCGGGAAAGTCATCGTTGATAAGTTGAAAGAACTGATTCCGCGGATGCAGTTTGAAGTGCCGATCCAGGCAGCAGTCGGAACGAAGATTGTCGCTCGTTCGACGATCAAAGCATTACGGAAGAACGTTCTCGCGAAATGTTACGGGGGAGATATCTCTCGGAAACGGAAGCTGCTCGAGAAGCAAAAAGAAGGTAAGAAACGCATGAAGATGGTAGGCTCAGTAGAGGTACCGCAAGAAGCCTTCATGTCCGTTCTATCCATGGACGAAGATTAA
- a CDS encoding DNA internalization-related competence protein ComEC/Rec2: MPLYALFVLLLVVAIKESIWWLVTLMLFAVMKSWSFSIGRLFCLLILSCLFIGMGHLSPEPHDVSSVDILSGKRNGDRIRYEAESNDQSVLLTATIAEEKTGYERIGYSCRVNTEPLDVRQQSNAGGFDEQQFMHTHRYAGKWEVRSFDSCHPTPGYAAEGRRVREAWLKRIEELLPEKQAFYVEALVFGEDRLMDQVTLERFKKFGLLHAIVISGSHIAFLVFSLLYVLRKIRMTKEKRLDIVLVLLPIYGWLTEWSPPVTRAVLVAIILLLGRRFHKPLDPVEVIAGVAAFQLAIQPTVIYDIGFQLTVGLTLFLVLSRRLMGSVRRPWNWLLISAWAQFGTLLFLQGIEQTTVSIWSPLLNLLIGSWIEWVILPGSFILATLPFLPIRSTFQIAHQYAIQWMDQALRLAEDLPLAMVAVPAFSPIVLTIVVVGTGIAWFIAERRWWGHALPLILLLAAWGYTEWRAPEQITFLDVGQGDSIVLEKAGETFVVDTGGVYQQTTHPLLRPFDPGSHIVAPFLFTRGEAEIDGLIVTHADHDHVGGLLGVLRQVRVKTIYLGAYDNTDEKRNDLIRSIEATGTRVEFVQKGQTIRPWLQVLAPTGREEEENDRSIILLAQIAKQRVLLTGDAGLAIEDELTIDPIDILKAGHHGSYTSTGEELLRKTNPKIVILSVGRKNRYGHPHPDVLERIGTDRIVFRTDEDGSVTCSSAGCEPMIK; the protein is encoded by the coding sequence ATGCCGCTATATGCCCTGTTTGTGCTCTTACTCGTTGTTGCCATTAAAGAATCAATCTGGTGGTTAGTAACGTTGATGTTGTTTGCTGTCATGAAATCATGGTCTTTTTCAATTGGTCGTCTCTTCTGTTTGCTCATTCTGAGTTGCCTTTTCATCGGAATGGGTCATCTGTCACCTGAACCGCATGACGTCTCGTCTGTTGACATTTTATCAGGTAAGCGTAATGGGGATCGAATTCGCTATGAGGCAGAGAGCAACGATCAATCGGTTCTGTTGACGGCGACGATTGCAGAAGAAAAGACAGGATACGAACGAATCGGGTACTCCTGTCGTGTCAATACGGAGCCGCTCGACGTCCGGCAACAATCGAATGCGGGAGGTTTTGACGAACAGCAATTCATGCATACACATCGTTACGCTGGAAAGTGGGAAGTCCGTTCATTTGATTCCTGTCATCCGACACCTGGGTATGCGGCAGAAGGAAGACGGGTACGTGAAGCATGGTTGAAACGGATTGAAGAATTGCTACCAGAAAAGCAAGCCTTCTACGTCGAAGCGCTCGTATTTGGTGAGGATCGACTAATGGATCAAGTGACGCTCGAACGGTTTAAGAAATTCGGCTTATTACATGCAATCGTCATCTCAGGATCACATATCGCTTTTTTAGTGTTTAGTCTGTTGTATGTCTTACGAAAAATCAGAATGACCAAAGAAAAACGACTTGATATCGTTCTTGTCTTACTGCCGATTTACGGATGGTTGACGGAGTGGAGTCCACCAGTCACACGAGCTGTTCTTGTCGCGATCATTCTGTTGCTCGGTCGTCGTTTCCATAAACCGTTAGATCCGGTGGAGGTCATTGCGGGGGTCGCCGCTTTTCAATTGGCGATTCAACCAACTGTCATTTACGATATCGGATTCCAATTGACGGTCGGACTGACGCTGTTTCTTGTGCTGTCGAGACGACTCATGGGTTCGGTTCGTCGTCCTTGGAACTGGCTGCTCATCAGTGCTTGGGCACAGTTTGGAACCCTCCTCTTTTTGCAAGGTATTGAACAGACGACTGTTTCCATTTGGTCGCCATTGTTGAACCTATTGATTGGTAGCTGGATTGAATGGGTGATTCTTCCGGGATCATTCATTCTTGCGACCCTTCCGTTCTTACCGATTCGTTCAACGTTTCAGATCGCGCATCAGTATGCGATTCAATGGATGGATCAAGCGTTACGACTGGCGGAGGATCTACCGTTGGCGATGGTTGCCGTTCCAGCATTTTCTCCTATCGTCTTGACGATCGTCGTTGTCGGAACGGGGATTGCTTGGTTCATTGCTGAGCGGAGATGGTGGGGGCATGCTCTCCCATTGATCCTTTTACTTGCGGCATGGGGCTACACGGAGTGGCGCGCACCCGAACAAATCACGTTTTTAGATGTCGGGCAAGGCGATAGTATCGTGCTTGAGAAAGCAGGAGAGACATTCGTCGTGGATACGGGTGGCGTTTATCAACAAACGACGCATCCACTGCTTCGTCCGTTTGATCCAGGTAGTCATATCGTCGCGCCCTTTTTATTCACACGAGGAGAAGCAGAAATCGACGGTCTCATCGTGACACATGCTGATCACGATCACGTCGGTGGACTTCTAGGTGTACTGCGTCAAGTTCGCGTGAAAACCATTTATTTAGGTGCGTATGACAACACGGATGAGAAGCGAAACGATTTGATTCGTTCCATCGAAGCAACTGGGACGCGTGTTGAGTTCGTTCAAAAGGGACAAACGATTCGTCCTTGGTTGCAGGTTCTTGCACCGACTGGACGAGAGGAAGAAGAGAACGATCGGTCTATCATATTACTTGCACAGATCGCCAAGCAACGTGTTTTGTTGACGGGCGACGCTGGTTTAGCAATCGAGGACGAGTTAACGATTGATCCGATCGATATTCTAAAAGCAGGTCATCATGGGTCGTACACGTCGACCGGTGAAGAACTCTTGCGGAAGACGAATCCGAAAATTGTCATCTTGTCAGTCGGACGGAAAAATCGATACGGGCATCCGCATCCGGACGTCCTCGAACGAATCGGAACAGATCGAATCGTCTTTCGAACGGATGAGGACGGGAGTGTAACTTGTTCTTCAGCGGGCTGTGAACCTATGATAAAATAA
- the yqeK gene encoding bis(5'-nucleosyl)-tetraphosphatase (symmetrical) YqeK has product MRLEEARQIIERTLPERRYVHTLGVVETARHLALKYGVDEEEATLAAMLHDYAKYRDTNEMRSIAVELNQRVLLDYDDELLHAPVGAELVRRELGLDSDVIYQAIANHTTGAPGMPLLDQIIFVADAIEPNRSYSGVEALREVAEQDLTDAVIATLSQTIHFLCKKQAIIFPRTIETYNAFVAAKRKGTVL; this is encoded by the coding sequence ATGCGCCTTGAAGAAGCACGTCAAATCATTGAGCGTACGTTGCCTGAACGACGCTATGTGCATACATTAGGTGTCGTCGAGACAGCGCGACACTTGGCTCTTAAATATGGTGTTGATGAAGAAGAAGCAACACTTGCTGCCATGCTCCATGATTATGCGAAATACCGCGATACGAATGAGATGCGTTCGATTGCCGTTGAGTTGAATCAACGTGTTTTACTCGATTATGATGACGAACTGCTTCATGCGCCAGTGGGTGCGGAGCTTGTCCGTCGAGAACTTGGTCTTGATTCAGATGTGATTTATCAAGCGATCGCAAATCACACGACGGGGGCACCCGGTATGCCGTTGCTTGATCAAATCATCTTCGTCGCGGATGCGATTGAACCGAATCGCAGTTATTCAGGTGTCGAAGCGCTTCGTGAAGTAGCGGAGCAGGATTTGACGGACGCCGTCATCGCAACACTCAGTCAAACGATTCATTTTTTATGTAAGAAACAAGCCATCATCTTTCCGCGAACGATTGAGACTTATAATGCCTTCGTCGCGGCCAAACGAAAGGGGACCGTCCTATGA
- the hrcA gene encoding heat-inducible transcriptional repressor HrcA produces the protein MLTDRQLLILRAIVDDYIKTAQPVGSRTLSKRDDVTFSSATIRNEMADLEEMGLIEKPHTSAGRIPSELGYRFYVDHLIRPESITPKEAQALKSLFAHSVNENDRLIRHTADLLSDLTHYTTLVLGPKEEGQRLHHLELIPLAEGRVVIVLVTETGHVEHKTLQLNQALSQEAASRLMERLNQTLRGTPLSALRSRLLEEIRRFRSEHSEQTVLLSKALDLVLTDQEERPLIYLGGKANMFDQPEFQDVAKLRPVLELIEQQEAVLDFLRPNLDNQILITIGSENNVDALKDCSVIRAHYSVDGVSIGTLALIGPKRMDYNRGINSIIHLLQAFQTELHKNNLD, from the coding sequence GTGCTGACGGATCGTCAATTGTTGATTTTACGTGCAATCGTCGATGATTACATCAAGACTGCTCAACCCGTCGGCTCACGGACGCTCTCCAAGCGAGACGACGTGACGTTCAGTTCCGCGACCATTCGTAACGAGATGGCGGACCTCGAAGAGATGGGTCTGATTGAAAAGCCACACACTTCCGCAGGACGGATTCCTTCCGAACTCGGATATCGTTTTTATGTCGACCATCTGATTCGTCCGGAAAGCATCACACCAAAAGAAGCGCAGGCATTGAAATCACTCTTTGCCCATTCCGTGAATGAGAATGATCGGTTGATTCGGCACACAGCAGACCTGTTGAGCGATTTAACCCATTACACGACGCTTGTACTTGGACCAAAAGAAGAGGGGCAACGCTTGCATCATCTGGAATTGATTCCTCTTGCCGAAGGTCGTGTCGTCATCGTTCTCGTAACGGAGACGGGACATGTCGAACACAAGACCCTGCAATTGAATCAAGCGTTGTCCCAGGAAGCAGCGAGCCGGCTGATGGAACGTCTGAATCAGACGTTACGCGGTACGCCGCTCTCAGCCTTACGCAGTCGCCTGCTCGAGGAAATCCGTCGCTTCCGTTCAGAGCATTCTGAACAGACGGTATTGCTTTCGAAGGCACTTGATCTCGTCTTGACGGATCAAGAGGAGCGACCGCTCATCTATCTGGGCGGGAAAGCCAACATGTTCGATCAACCTGAATTTCAGGACGTCGCAAAACTACGACCTGTTCTCGAGTTGATCGAACAGCAAGAAGCCGTTCTCGATTTCCTCCGACCGAATCTCGATAATCAAATCCTGATTACGATCGGGAGTGAGAACAATGTGGATGCATTAAAAGATTGTAGCGTCATCCGGGCCCATTATTCGGTCGACGGTGTCTCGATCGGGACACTCGCCTTGATCGGACCGAAACGGATGGATTACAATCGGGGAATCAACTCGATCATCCATCTACTTCAAGCATTCCAAACCGAATTGCATAAGAACAATTTGGATTGA
- a CDS encoding helix-hairpin-helix domain-containing protein, whose protein sequence is MTVPRLQQIAGLVVVLLLIVLLFVPLPSCSNEAMVDQPSLTDKQQEAKAEPAEKETSIRDKLIMVDVKGAVEAPGPYQFHLGDRVKDAIEKAKTTAKADIRQMNLAARLIDGQEVIVPVKKTKDQPKSTKRSKAEIPKGLIDLNAATAEQLMEVPGIGPAKAEAILTYREEKGGFSTYESLGDVKGFGEKTLESLKSYLIVY, encoded by the coding sequence TTGACCGTTCCACGTTTGCAACAAATCGCAGGTCTCGTCGTCGTCCTGCTACTCATCGTTTTATTGTTCGTACCATTACCCTCTTGTTCGAATGAAGCGATGGTCGATCAACCGTCCTTAACGGATAAACAACAAGAGGCAAAAGCAGAGCCAGCAGAAAAGGAGACCTCGATTCGTGACAAACTCATCATGGTCGATGTGAAAGGGGCGGTAGAAGCACCTGGACCCTATCAATTCCACCTCGGTGATCGAGTGAAGGATGCAATCGAAAAAGCAAAGACGACTGCGAAAGCGGACATTCGACAAATGAATCTTGCGGCACGTCTCATTGATGGACAGGAAGTCATCGTGCCGGTAAAAAAGACGAAAGATCAGCCGAAATCAACGAAACGCTCAAAAGCAGAGATACCAAAAGGATTGATTGATCTCAATGCGGCAACAGCGGAACAGTTGATGGAGGTTCCGGGAATCGGTCCTGCCAAAGCAGAAGCGATCTTGACCTATCGGGAGGAGAAGGGAGGATTTTCGACGTATGAATCACTCGGAGATGTGAAGGGTTTTGGGGAAAAGACGTTAGAGTCGCTTAAATCCTACCTGATCGTCTACTGA
- a CDS encoding YqzM family protein: MAHSVRPPSENAFENDIQSKRNDALDSAVGFGASFGFFAVLFIIGVAIKFLSL, translated from the coding sequence ATGGCACATTCAGTACGCCCACCAAGTGAAAACGCGTTCGAGAACGATATTCAATCAAAACGCAACGATGCGCTCGACTCTGCCGTTGGTTTTGGTGCATCATTCGGCTTCTTCGCAGTCTTGTTCATCATCGGTGTCGCAATTAAGTTCTTAAGTCTATAA